A stretch of Lathyrus oleraceus cultivar Zhongwan6 chromosome 6, CAAS_Psat_ZW6_1.0, whole genome shotgun sequence DNA encodes these proteins:
- the LOC127091188 gene encoding E3 ubiquitin ligase BIG BROTHER-related isoform X1, with protein sequence MENDTTNATTTTVNATVNTAKLGSGGGGGGVKSNNHIHEEEHSNLNGEENIPEKMEEKEEEDEDKGEQQQPTGSETAAQQPSRTPFTNLSQVDADLALARTLQEQERAYMMLRMNNDGSDYGSWEGESYLHDDGDDFDDLHDGTDVDEDDDDGDEDEDDDNEEGYEDEDVFDVHAHASAGEHDNPTIEFDPELFSSDEAYARALQGAEERDMAARLLALAGIHDLSFSITEDAEDMEEHGANSQDAWEDVDPDELSYEELLALSEVVGTESRGLSTDTIACLPSINYKTGSDQHGSNDSCVICRVDYEDDESLTVLSCKHLYHPECINNWLKINKVCPVCSTEVSASGSNL encoded by the exons ATGGAGAACGACACCACCAACGCCACCACCACCACCGTCAACGCCACCGTCAACACGGCCAAACTAGGTTCAGGCGGCGGCGGCGGAGGAGTCAAATCCAACAACCATATCCACGAAGAAGAACATTCTAATTTGAACGGCGAGGAAAACATACCAGAAAAaatggaagagaaagaagaagaagacgaagacAAAGGGGAACAACAACAACCTACTGGATCTGAAACCGCCGCTCAACAACCTTCCAGAACGCCTTTCACTAATCTCAGCCAAGTCGATGCTGACCTCGCCCTCGCTCGAACCCTTCAAGAGCAG GAAAGGGCATACATGATGCTGAGAATGAATAATGATGGAAGTGACTATGGAAGTTGGGAGGGTGAGAGTTATTTGCATGATGATGGAGATGATTTTGATGATCTTCATGATGGCACTGATGTagatgaggatgatgatgatggtgatgagGATGAGGATGACGATAATGAGGAGGGATATGAAGATGAAGATGTATTTGATGTTCATGCTCATGCTAGTGCTGGAGAACATGATAACCCCACCATTGAATTTGATCCCGAGCTGTTTTCAAGTGATGAAGCCTATGCAAGAGCATTACAGGGGGCTGAAGAGAGGGATATGGCAGCTAGACTGTTGGCACTTGCTGGGATACATGATC TTTCGTTTTCAATTACAGAGGATGCTGAGGACATGGAGGAGCATGGTGCTAATTCTCAG GATGCTTGGGAGGATGTTGATCCAGATGAACTTTCATATGAG GAACTCCTGGCATTGAGTGAGGTAGTAGGAACTGAGAGCAGAGGCCTTTCGACTGATACTATTGCCTGTTTACCTTCAATCAACTATAAGACGGGGAGTGATCAGCATGGGAGCAATGATTC GTGTGTCATTTGCCGGGTGGACTATGAGGATGATGAGTCCTTGACAGTTCTTTCCTGCAAACATCTGTACCATCCTGAGTGCATTAACAACTGGTTGAAAATAAACAAG GTTTGCCCTGTTTGCAGTACAGAGGTCTCTGCTTCTGGAAGCAACTTGTAA
- the LOC127091188 gene encoding E3 ubiquitin ligase BIG BROTHER-related isoform X2: MENDTTNATTTTVNATVNTAKLGSGGGGGGVKSNNHIHEEEHSNLNGEENIPEKMEEKEEEDEDKGEQQQPTGSETAAQQPSRTPFTNLSQVDADLALARTLQEQERAYMMLRMNNDGSDYGSWEGESYLHDDGDDFDDLHDGTDVDEDDDDGDEDEDDDNEEGYEDEDVFDVHAHASAGEHDNPTIEFDPELFSSDEAYARALQGAEERDMAARLLALAGIHDQDAEDMEEHGANSQDAWEDVDPDELSYEELLALSEVVGTESRGLSTDTIACLPSINYKTGSDQHGSNDSCVICRVDYEDDESLTVLSCKHLYHPECINNWLKINKVCPVCSTEVSASGSNL, from the exons ATGGAGAACGACACCACCAACGCCACCACCACCACCGTCAACGCCACCGTCAACACGGCCAAACTAGGTTCAGGCGGCGGCGGCGGAGGAGTCAAATCCAACAACCATATCCACGAAGAAGAACATTCTAATTTGAACGGCGAGGAAAACATACCAGAAAAaatggaagagaaagaagaagaagacgaagacAAAGGGGAACAACAACAACCTACTGGATCTGAAACCGCCGCTCAACAACCTTCCAGAACGCCTTTCACTAATCTCAGCCAAGTCGATGCTGACCTCGCCCTCGCTCGAACCCTTCAAGAGCAG GAAAGGGCATACATGATGCTGAGAATGAATAATGATGGAAGTGACTATGGAAGTTGGGAGGGTGAGAGTTATTTGCATGATGATGGAGATGATTTTGATGATCTTCATGATGGCACTGATGTagatgaggatgatgatgatggtgatgagGATGAGGATGACGATAATGAGGAGGGATATGAAGATGAAGATGTATTTGATGTTCATGCTCATGCTAGTGCTGGAGAACATGATAACCCCACCATTGAATTTGATCCCGAGCTGTTTTCAAGTGATGAAGCCTATGCAAGAGCATTACAGGGGGCTGAAGAGAGGGATATGGCAGCTAGACTGTTGGCACTTGCTGGGATACATGATC AGGATGCTGAGGACATGGAGGAGCATGGTGCTAATTCTCAG GATGCTTGGGAGGATGTTGATCCAGATGAACTTTCATATGAG GAACTCCTGGCATTGAGTGAGGTAGTAGGAACTGAGAGCAGAGGCCTTTCGACTGATACTATTGCCTGTTTACCTTCAATCAACTATAAGACGGGGAGTGATCAGCATGGGAGCAATGATTC GTGTGTCATTTGCCGGGTGGACTATGAGGATGATGAGTCCTTGACAGTTCTTTCCTGCAAACATCTGTACCATCCTGAGTGCATTAACAACTGGTTGAAAATAAACAAG GTTTGCCCTGTTTGCAGTACAGAGGTCTCTGCTTCTGGAAGCAACTTGTAA